The following coding sequences lie in one Pectobacterium sp. A5351 genomic window:
- a CDS encoding LacI family DNA-binding transcriptional regulator codes for MRKRRSTGKVTLQDVADYAGVGTMTVSRVMRKPDLVSEKLRSKVELAARTLGYEPNQEASQLTESTSRITLQDIANHAGVGAMTVSRALREPGLVSDATQKKINEAIKTLGYVPNQAAGALASAYQPTIAVLYPFQQDRASVRFVQALQQAVGKHHVSLIMGCHEYRQHTEAGMVEKLLQQRPAALVLFSAQLSQRTQDIIQASNVITVNVSGAAALNTNITIDIALAEAAEQLTMSLLEKGYRHVAYIGAHTDNRLQKQQLNGWNKAMLAHYHNADLKITIPEAPSLQFGRYAMTELLQNQPELDAIICSHEEIALGALFECQRRLMKVPYDLAIACLDGSEQCEHTFPALTAMRLDYEKLGAEVGHLVLAMMDNDEHPPVVEKVKFIFEPRASS; via the coding sequence ATGCGTAAGCGTCGTAGTACCGGTAAGGTTACGCTACAGGATGTCGCCGACTACGCGGGCGTCGGGACGATGACGGTATCGCGCGTGATGCGCAAACCCGATCTGGTCTCTGAGAAGTTACGCAGCAAAGTGGAACTGGCCGCCAGAACATTGGGCTATGAACCCAATCAAGAAGCCAGCCAGCTTACCGAGAGTACGAGTCGCATCACGCTACAGGACATTGCGAACCATGCTGGTGTCGGTGCGATGACGGTGTCCCGCGCATTGAGGGAGCCAGGGCTGGTCTCCGATGCCACACAGAAGAAAATCAATGAGGCGATAAAAACGCTGGGCTACGTACCGAACCAGGCCGCAGGCGCGCTGGCCTCAGCCTATCAACCCACTATCGCGGTGCTTTATCCTTTTCAGCAAGACCGCGCCAGCGTGCGTTTTGTGCAGGCATTACAGCAGGCGGTTGGCAAACATCATGTGTCGTTAATCATGGGTTGCCATGAATATCGCCAGCACACTGAAGCGGGCATGGTGGAAAAACTCTTGCAGCAGCGGCCAGCGGCGCTGGTGTTATTCAGTGCGCAACTCTCGCAACGTACTCAGGACATCATACAGGCCAGCAACGTCATTACGGTGAATGTGTCCGGTGCTGCCGCGTTGAATACCAATATCACTATTGATATCGCCCTTGCCGAAGCGGCGGAACAACTGACAATGTCGCTGCTGGAAAAGGGATATCGTCACGTGGCTTATATCGGTGCGCATACGGATAACCGTTTGCAAAAGCAGCAGTTGAACGGCTGGAATAAAGCCATGCTGGCACACTATCACAATGCGGATTTGAAAATTACGATCCCGGAAGCCCCCAGCCTACAGTTTGGCCGCTATGCGATGACGGAACTGCTGCAAAACCAGCCGGAGCTGGATGCAATTATCTGTAGCCACGAAGAAATTGCGTTGGGCGCGCTCTTTGAATGCCAGCGCCGGCTGATGAAAGTGCCCTACGATCTGGCGATTGCCTGTCTGGATGGCTCTGAACAATGTGAGCATACGTTCCCGGCGTTGACGGCGATGCGGCTCGATTATGAAAAGCTAGGGGCGGAGGTCGGGCATCTGGTGCTCGCCATGATGGACAATGACGAACACCCACCCGTAGTGGAAAAGGTAAAATTCATCTTTGAGCCTCGAGCTAGCAGTTAA
- a CDS encoding PTS sugar transporter subunit IIA, translating into MLNTLLTPDVVQILPACDDWRHAIALSCQPLLDNGSIEPTYVEAIYRSHEAIGPYYVVGPGIAMPHARPEDGVNQLAVSLTLIRDGVIFHSEDNDPVHLLIVLAATDSNSHIDIISQLAQLFDTPDDVAALLHATDVEQVFSVISRY; encoded by the coding sequence ATGCTTAACACTTTACTAACACCAGACGTTGTTCAGATTTTACCTGCCTGTGATGACTGGCGTCACGCTATCGCCTTGTCCTGTCAGCCTTTACTGGATAACGGTTCGATTGAACCCACCTATGTTGAGGCGATATACCGCTCTCATGAGGCCATCGGCCCTTACTATGTCGTCGGCCCTGGGATTGCCATGCCGCATGCGCGACCGGAAGACGGCGTGAACCAACTTGCCGTCAGCCTGACGCTGATTCGTGACGGCGTGATTTTCCATTCCGAAGATAACGATCCCGTGCATTTACTCATTGTTTTGGCCGCCACGGACAGCAATAGCCACATCGATATTATTTCACAGCTCGCTCAGTTGTTCGACACGCCTGATGACGTCGCCGCGTTACTCCACGCGACGGACGTAGAACAGGTGTTTTCCGTTATTTCTCGTTATTAA
- a CDS encoding PTS sugar transporter subunit IIB has product MKITVVCGNGLGTSLMMEMSIKNIVKELGVVADVDHVDLGSAKGTDSDIFVGTKDIADQLVAQAVGGKIVSLSNMIDKVAMKERLSVALTELGAL; this is encoded by the coding sequence ATGAAAATTACAGTCGTATGCGGTAACGGCCTGGGTACCAGCCTGATGATGGAAATGAGCATTAAAAACATCGTTAAAGAGCTTGGCGTGGTTGCTGATGTGGATCACGTGGATTTAGGTTCAGCGAAAGGCACGGACAGCGATATTTTTGTCGGTACCAAAGATATTGCCGATCAGCTCGTCGCACAGGCGGTGGGGGGAAAAATTGTCTCCCTGAGTAACATGATCGATAAAGTGGCGATGAAAGAGCGTCTGTCGGTCGCCCTGACAGAACTTGGTGCCTTATAA
- a CDS encoding PTS ascorbate transporter subunit IIC encodes MEFFRFLMSDVLSEPSILVGLIALIGLIAQKKPATECIKGTVKTVMGFLILGAGASLIVSSLGDFAEIFHHAFGIAGVVPNNEAIVAVAQKNFGTEMAMIMFFAMVINIAIARFTPWKYIFLTGHHTLFMSMMVAVILATAGMKGILLITVGSLVVGVSMVLFPAIIHPYMKKVTGSDDVAFGHFSAISQLLSAFIGSKFGNKEKSTEDMEVPKSLLFLRDTPVAIAFTMFFIFMFTCLFAGPEAVKTMNAGGKNWFMFSLIQSITFAAGVYIVLQGVRMVIAEIVPAFKGISDKLVPNAKPALDCPVVFPYAPNAVLVGFLSSFAAGVVGMVLLYLLGMTVIIPGVVPHFFVGAAAGVFGNATGGRRGAILGSFANGLLITFLPVFLLPVLGSIGLANTTFSDSDFGAVGILLGIIVR; translated from the coding sequence ATGGAATTTTTCCGTTTTTTAATGAGTGATGTGCTGTCTGAACCGTCTATCCTGGTCGGTTTGATTGCGCTTATCGGCCTGATTGCACAAAAAAAGCCGGCCACGGAGTGCATCAAAGGCACCGTGAAAACCGTGATGGGTTTCTTGATTCTCGGTGCCGGTGCCAGCCTGATCGTTTCATCGTTGGGGGACTTCGCCGAAATTTTCCACCACGCGTTTGGTATCGCCGGTGTGGTGCCTAACAATGAAGCCATTGTCGCCGTCGCACAGAAGAACTTCGGCACCGAGATGGCGATGATCATGTTCTTCGCGATGGTCATTAATATCGCGATCGCCCGCTTTACGCCGTGGAAATACATTTTCCTGACCGGCCACCATACGCTGTTTATGTCGATGATGGTTGCCGTAATTCTGGCGACAGCGGGCATGAAGGGGATACTGCTGATTACCGTTGGCTCGCTGGTGGTTGGGGTATCAATGGTACTGTTCCCTGCCATTATTCACCCGTATATGAAGAAAGTCACAGGATCGGATGACGTCGCCTTTGGTCACTTCTCTGCGATATCACAGTTGCTGTCAGCGTTTATCGGCAGCAAATTTGGTAATAAAGAGAAATCAACGGAAGACATGGAAGTACCGAAAAGCCTGCTGTTCCTGCGTGATACGCCGGTCGCCATCGCCTTTACCATGTTCTTCATCTTCATGTTTACCTGTCTGTTTGCTGGCCCGGAAGCGGTGAAAACGATGAACGCCGGTGGGAAAAACTGGTTCATGTTTTCGCTGATTCAATCCATTACCTTTGCCGCCGGCGTGTACATCGTGCTGCAAGGCGTGCGGATGGTGATTGCGGAAATCGTGCCTGCGTTTAAAGGCATTTCTGACAAACTGGTCCCCAATGCTAAACCGGCATTAGATTGTCCCGTGGTCTTCCCCTATGCGCCAAATGCCGTGCTGGTCGGCTTCCTGAGCAGCTTTGCAGCCGGGGTGGTCGGTATGGTGCTGCTCTATCTGTTAGGTATGACAGTGATCATTCCTGGCGTGGTGCCGCACTTCTTCGTCGGCGCAGCTGCTGGCGTTTTCGGTAATGCCACTGGCGGGCGTCGCGGTGCGATTTTAGGCTCTTTCGCCAATGGACTGCTGATTACCTTCCTGCCTGTCTTCCTGCTGCCGGTGTTGGGCAGTATCGGACTGGCAAACACCACGTTCAGTGATTCCGATTTCGGCGCGGTGGGTATTCTACTGGGCATTATCGTGCGCTAA
- the fsa gene encoding fructose-6-phosphate aldolase, producing MEFYLDTADVAAVERLAGVLPIKGVTTNPSIVARGKSDIYTVLRDMQAIIGTEGQLFAQVMSRDSKVMVEEALKLREVIPSLVVKVPVTHAGLRAIKQLTTLEVPTLGTAIYGAGQGFYAALAGARYIAPYVNRIDAQGGDGITLVKELQTLINLHCPKTQVLAASFRTPRQVLDCLLAGCRAITVDPAVAELFLQDPAVEDALNRFDHDWQARFGHADLG from the coding sequence ATGGAATTCTATTTAGATACGGCTGATGTGGCCGCAGTAGAACGGCTTGCTGGCGTGTTACCGATTAAAGGCGTGACCACCAACCCAAGTATTGTTGCACGCGGAAAATCCGATATTTATACCGTGCTACGGGACATGCAGGCCATTATCGGCACGGAAGGCCAGCTGTTTGCTCAGGTGATGTCTCGCGATTCGAAGGTGATGGTAGAAGAAGCGTTGAAACTCAGGGAGGTCATTCCCTCTTTGGTCGTCAAAGTCCCGGTCACACACGCAGGTTTACGTGCCATTAAGCAATTGACGACGCTGGAGGTTCCCACCCTCGGCACCGCCATCTACGGCGCGGGACAAGGATTCTATGCTGCATTGGCGGGGGCTCGCTACATCGCGCCTTACGTCAACCGCATTGACGCACAGGGGGGAGACGGGATTACGCTCGTGAAAGAGCTTCAAACCCTGATTAACCTGCACTGCCCGAAAACTCAGGTGCTGGCAGCCAGCTTTCGCACGCCGCGTCAGGTATTGGACTGCCTGCTGGCTGGGTGTCGAGCCATTACGGTTGACCCTGCGGTTGCCGAGCTGTTCCTGCAAGATCCGGCGGTTGAGGATGCGCTTAACCGATTTGATCATGACTGGCAGGCACGTTTCGGCCATGCCGATCTTGGCTAA
- the yacL gene encoding protein YacL, whose amino-acid sequence MDYEFLRDVTGQVIVRMSMGHEAIGHWFNEEVKGQLTILADVEEAARSVAGSERQWRRVGHEYTLSLDEEEVMVQANQLSFTTDELEEGMSYYDEESLSLCGLDDFLTLVEKYREFVLH is encoded by the coding sequence ATGGACTATGAATTTTTGCGCGATGTGACGGGCCAGGTCATCGTTCGTATGTCGATGGGACATGAAGCGATCGGGCACTGGTTCAATGAAGAAGTAAAAGGCCAACTGACGATATTGGCTGACGTTGAAGAGGCGGCGCGTTCTGTTGCTGGCAGCGAACGGCAGTGGCGGCGCGTGGGACATGAATACACGCTGTCGCTGGATGAAGAAGAAGTGATGGTGCAGGCGAATCAGCTATCTTTCACCACGGATGAGTTGGAAGAAGGCATGAGTTATTACGACGAGGAAAGCCTGTCTTTATGCGGCCTGGATGATTTTCTGACGCTGGTGGAAAAATACCGCGAGTTCGTCCTGCATTGA